The Clostridium beijerinckii genomic sequence TTTTTTATTCTTATAACAAAAGATTGTTTTATTTCTTTAAACATATCAAATCTCTCATGATTTTCATAAGCCCTATCTTCAACTAAAATAGAGTGTACATCTATTAAACCTTCACCTATCGGTCCATCATGCTTTTTAGCAATAGTTTCAATAACTTTTTGTGGTGTAAAGTCATTAATATTTAAAGATATATGAAGTTTTATTCCAGATTTCTTCCCATTAAATTTTGCCCATTTAAGACGGTTTTCACCTACGGTCACGGTAGTTGAATCAATTGCTATTAATTGTTTTGGCAAATTTAGAATTCTTCGCATTCTACGATTACATTTAGAAACAATAATCTCAAATAAAGTTTTAGAAATTTTGTAATCTACCTTAGAGGCTTTTTTAGAAATAGTTGAATAATCAACTGGTGTTAGCCCTACTGATTCCATATGCTCAACGCCATCCCTATAACTCTTATATTCATTCGTAGCTGCTGCAATAAAGAATTTTATTAAATCATATAATGTGAATTTTCTTGCAGTATCAACATATTCTAAAATTTTACTAAATTTTTCAACTTCCTTTTCACTTAAAAATGTTTGAAATATATCAAATATAGTGGTAGTATTTTTCATGAGGGCATTCTCCTTAAGTATTATTTTGGTTCGCACTTTAATATTACTACAGAATGACCTCATTTTTTATATATTTTCACTTCTATTTTTTGGTTAATCAACACATATGGGAATTTATATTACAATAAAATCTGTGGATAACTTAAAAAAGGTTGATTGACTAGTTTTTGTATTTTAAAAAGAATAAAAAAGAAATCTTATTCGCCTGCATAAAATGTTCTTATATGCAGCAGAGCTACCATTTCTGATGTGCAGATTTTTCTCACATGCGTTCGAAAAGGCAGATGCGTGAAAAAATCTCCGGCTCCACAGTCGCCTGCGATTTTGTTCTGCTTTTAAAAGAATTTATTTTAAATTTTAATATCCTTTTAAGGATGAAGCAGATATTCAGCGATCTATTTTCAATAATAGAGAAATTTTCATATTTTTATATATTTATAGATTAATATTTTTATATAAAAATATAAAAATATGAAAAAATATAAAAATAAATATATGTTTATATATTCCTATAAACATTTTTTTCTATATAAATATGAAAATATATAAATATTTATAGGAAACATCAGGGGTAAGAGAGTAGAGAAGATTAAATAATAGAGAAACTACTTAGTGACTGCGTAAAATGAACTTTTAATATTTAAAGCAATTTTGAGAGCCTAAATAGTGTTAAGTATTATGCAAAAAATCTTATCATAAATTATTTTTTAAATATTCATAAAGACAAAAAACCATAGATAAACCTATCATACAATAAGTTTATCTACAGTCCTTAAATAAAGAAAATAACAATCAAACCTTATTGCAACAGACTAACATAATTGCAATTTTCGCGTAACCCTACAATAACTAATCAATTATAGAAAACTCTAACTATAGGATTGCATCTTTATTTCTCAAGTTAAGTCTTTTGACTCTATATTGAGAAGGCATATTCATTCTTGAATATTTAATGCTTAACTGCTAACTTCTTTATAATCTTAATGTGCCCCTAATTATGTAGTCAATACTATGAAGTTAATAGTTATACTGGAAATTTATCTTAATAAATTTATCAAATGGTAGATTATTTTTTACACATAAAATTTATAAGTTTATGTTAATTTATTAAATACATGATAATGCAATATTAGTTGAAAGAGAAGCATATGGAGTTTATTCAAATATATTTATAAAAGTACACAGAAAAATTTCTGTACTTTTTTATATCCTCATAAAATCTTCATAACTTTATATTATAATCTATATATGTAATTTGAGTTATGATTTAAAATTCATCACTGTCTATAATAAGCAGCGATTTATTAGGAGGAGATTATGGGTATTAAGAGGGAGAATATTAAAGTTTATGATATGACATGTACGTCTTGTGAAAATAGAGTGGAAAGAGCTTTAATGAAAATTGATGGAGTTTTAAATGCTATGGCTAGCTATAGTGCACAGCAGGTAACGGTTGAATATGATAGCAAGCTTTGCAGTATGGAACAATTAAAAGAAGCTATTAATAAGGCGGGTTATAGTACAAAAAATTCGGTTAGCTTAAAATTTGCTGGCTTTTTAGTTATAGCGGCAGCAGTCTTACTTCTTGGCAATTCAACAGCAGGATTTGATATGAGTGCTAAGCTGAATAATGCGTCTTATGTGGTGTTATTTATTGTTGGAATGCTTACATCTATACATTGTGTTGGCATGTGCGGTGGAATAATGCTTACACAAAGTTTATCTAAAAATAGTATTATAGATGAAAAAGAGAATAGATTTAAAGCTTTAAAGCCTTCGATTTTATATAATGCTGGAAGAGTAACCTCATATACAATTATAGGTGGTATTGTAGGTGCATTGGGTTCTGTTTTATCGCTATCACTTAATGTAAAAGCTGGATTGCAAATATTTGCAGGATTATTTATGGTAATAATGGGATTAAATATGACAGGCTTTTCTTTATTTAGAAAGCTTAATATTAAGCTGCCATGGTCCTCTTGCAAAATTAAAAATAAACCTAAGGCTCCGTTTTTAGTTGGTATGTTAAATGGGTTAATGCCATGCGGTCCACTTCAGACAATGCAGCTTTATGCATTAGGTACCGGTAGTGCCATAAATGGAGCAATATCAATGTTTTTATTTTCACTCGGAACAGTTCCTTTGATGCTTATATTTGGTGCTGTATCAGGTTTTTTAAGTAAGGGATATACGAAACAACTTTTAAAATTTAGTGGGATTTTAGTAGTAGTACTTGGATTAATAATGGGGAATAGGGGATTAGCTCTTGCTGGAGTTGGAATTCCAAATGCTAGTACACTAGCACAAAATTTTTCTGGAGATGGAGCTCAAGCCGCGCAATCCAATATAGGTAAGGCGACGATAGAAAATGGAGTTCAAGTAATTAGAATGACAGCAGATAATAATGGATATACTCCTAATGCATTTTACGTACAAAAAGATATGCCTGTTAAGTGGATAATTACAGGAAATCAAATAAATTCTTGTAATAATGCAGTAGTAGTGCCATCACTTAACATCCAAAAAACATTAAAATCTGGAGAAAATGTTATAGAATTTACACCTAAAGACGGGGACATAAACTTTAGCTGTTGGATGGGAATGATAAGAGGGATAATTAAAGTTAC encodes the following:
- a CDS encoding sulfite exporter TauE/SafE family protein, which produces MGIKRENIKVYDMTCTSCENRVERALMKIDGVLNAMASYSAQQVTVEYDSKLCSMEQLKEAINKAGYSTKNSVSLKFAGFLVIAAAVLLLGNSTAGFDMSAKLNNASYVVLFIVGMLTSIHCVGMCGGIMLTQSLSKNSIIDEKENRFKALKPSILYNAGRVTSYTIIGGIVGALGSVLSLSLNVKAGLQIFAGLFMVIMGLNMTGFSLFRKLNIKLPWSSCKIKNKPKAPFLVGMLNGLMPCGPLQTMQLYALGTGSAINGAISMFLFSLGTVPLMLIFGAVSGFLSKGYTKQLLKFSGILVVVLGLIMGNRGLALAGVGIPNASTLAQNFSGDGAQAAQSNIGKATIENGVQVIRMTADNNGYTPNAFYVQKDMPVKWIITGNQINSCNNAVVVPSLNIQKTLKSGENVIEFTPKDGDINFSCWMGMIRGIIKVTDNLDSVDTSKADSSIPAPSSGMSCCTGTSASNTPQAPSIYGNDLSKVSTDRLIKKANISGDTQNLSIKGTGYEFEPLVAVLQKGIKTKLSVDLNSFDKADGVFIIYNADSGDEVTTFTGRKDVVNVEFNIDKSGTYVIVKDNVVAMGIEVTDSLKTVNLDEVRKKLINE
- a CDS encoding IS4 family transposase, which gives rise to MKNTTTIFDIFQTFLSEKEVEKFSKILEYVDTARKFTLYDLIKFFIAAATNEYKSYRDGVEHMESVGLTPVDYSTISKKASKVDYKISKTLFEIIVSKCNRRMRRILNLPKQLIAIDSTTVTVGENRLKWAKFNGKKSGIKLHISLNINDFTPQKVIETIAKKHDGPIGEGLIDVHSILVEDRAYENHERFDMFKEIKQSFVIRIKNNTILSKPKKLRSLGVVENSSVIRDVTCYLGKETKKTQNRFRVVEFTDYYGKSVKVCTDLMNITPEKIAEIYKERWKIETFFKFIKQNLNVKRIFGTTENAVYNQLFISLIAYVLLQFTYVETTKNLKYVKLSLIQFVRKLLKKSLKVEVYISINLFLKNIKNKLII